In Eubalaena glacialis isolate mEubGla1 chromosome 4, mEubGla1.1.hap2.+ XY, whole genome shotgun sequence, the genomic window GGTGCCCCCCCGACTTGATTCAAAGCAGCCTTCAGCTGGTTGGGGGTGGGTTCTGCAAAGCTGCAGCCCCCTGACCCTGGGTGTACACCGTAAATCCTTGCATCGCTCCACCCACCCGGTCCGTGGGGGAGTTACCTGAGAAGAGGAATCAGACCATGGGAAAGCAGGAGGAGGTGATGTCTTGCAGCCAGGGTGACAGTAGGAGGCTGAGCCCTGTGGCTCCCGGTGATGGGTTGCACCAGGCTTTGGGGAGCAGAGTAGAGGTCTCCACTGCTCAGGAGATGCCCCAGAACACGAAGGCCCATCCTGGGAATGAGGACCGCCAACGGGGCTCCCAGCCGCCTTGGCCACAAGCGGGTAGGGGACCCGAGCCTCCTCCTGGGTGGGGTCCTGCAGCGGGTCCAAGGCAGCATCGGCTTCGCCTTGTCCACACCTTGGACATGGACACAGGCGAGCTGGCGGGGCCTGGGAACCTGCATTTAATGCTTGtcttagtttcctggggctgccataaccaagTACCACGtaccaggtggcttaaaacaacagaaacttattttctgacagttctggaggccagaagtctgagataaaggtgtgggcagggttggctTCTTCTGGGGGCTCTGAGGGAGAGTCTGTCCGAGGCTGGTCTCCTGGCttcttctggtggctgccagcagtctgtggcatcccttggcttgtggccatatcaccccatctctgcctctgtggtcacatggccttccctgtgtgtctctgtgtcctcttcttataaggacaccagtcacatcagatttagggcccaccctactctagTGTGACCTCGTCCTaactaattacacctgcaaagaccttatttccaaataagctcaCTTTCGGAGGTTCTCGGTGGACATGAATTGGGAGGGGACCCTATTCAACCCAGGGCAACCTCCTTCCTGTTTGTCCGGCCTGTGGAGGGGCTGTCACACAAACGAGGAGGACCGGGTGCCGGTCGCTGGGCTGCACCCCTCCCTGGAAGCCGTGGCAGTTCCAGGCGCCCGGCGAAGCATCGCTTCGTGCACCTTGCTCCTGAACTCGGCCGACACGTAGTAGTAGATGAAGGGGTCTACACAGCTGTTGAGGGTGCTGAGCGCCAGGCTGGGCAGGTAGGCGGCGTACAGGTCCCCCCAGGCATCGGGGTCCGGGTTTGAGTAGTGCAGGAGCAGCAGCACGTTGCTGGGCGCAAAGAAGGCCACGGCCGAGGTCAGCACCAGTGCGGTCAGCCTCAGCGCGTGGCCGTAACGCCGGCCGCCGGCCGCCAGCGTGCGCAGGGTGGCCCCGTAACTGAGCAGCATGGCCAGCAGCGGCAGGAAGCAGCCGAGCACCGCCAGGCAGATGAAGGCGGGCCGCCAGTAGGAGGCCTGGGCACCGACGGGCAGCACGTCGTGGCAGAGCACGTGGTCCGAACGCGACAGCCGGAAGGTCTGCTGCTGCAGCGCCAGGGGCAGCGCCAGGGCGGCTGCCACCAGCCAGGCCGTGACACAGAGCCCGATGGCCAGGCGCTGGCCTCGCAGGGTGCGGGCCCGCAGCGGGTGCACCACGGCCAGGTAGCGGTCCAGGCTGATGGCGGCCAGTAGCAGCACGGAGCCGTACATGTGACCATAGAGCGCGGCTGTGTCCAGGCGGCAGGCGGCCTCGCCGAAGGGCCAGCGCTGGCCCCGCAGGTGGTAGGTGACGCGTGGTGGCAGCGCCAGGGCCAGCAGCAGGTCAGCCGCCGCCAAGTTCATCAGCAGCACCGTGGAGGGCAGTCGTGGCACCCGCGTGGCCAGCACCCACAGCGCCAGGCCATTGGCGGGCAGCCCCACTGCCAGGGCCAGCCCGTAGAGCGCGGGCACCAGTCTTGTGGGCACCCAGCCTAGCAGCAGTGCCCGAGAGCTGCCCGGGACCTCCAGAGTGTTGCTGTCATTGGCACAAGGCTGGCCAGGGAAGCTGCGCGGTTGGGGCCCCGGTGTGCTATCTGGGGGAGAGAGGCCCGGAGGGAAAGGGGATAGAAGCGCTGAGAGGCCAGGAGTCACCCCCGCACCCCTAGCCCCTCATCTGGTTCCCCGGCTGGATGGCGCTGCCCCTGAGAAACTGTAGACCTAGCCCCCAGCTCTCAGGAGCCCCTGGGCTGGTGGGACAGAGCTGGACATGGAAACCCCCAGCCCTGTGGACGCAGGGCTGGGCTGGAAaagccccacccccattccctgtctccccttccccggCTCTGGGCACCCTCCCAGTCCCAAGGCAGGGCCCGAGGTCACTCACCATCACCTCTCTCTGTGCTGCCCCCATCATCATCGTAGATGATGGGGGTCTGGGTGTCATCCAGGCTGAACCCCAGCGCTAGGGGCCACAGCAGCAGGAGAGCCCACATGTTGCCGGTGCTGGGTGCCGGCTGCTCTGGGCTGTGGCCGGCTGACCTCAGGCTTCCTGCCTGGCTggaccacccccgcccccgccgcccccagcTTCCTGAGTGCCCGTGGAGGAGGGGACAGGGTCGGGTGAGATAAACCAGTCCCTGCCCCCCATGAGCCCGTGGGAGGCCCAAAGCCTGGCCTGAGGAGGCCTGGCAGCTGGGGTTACTTGGGGTCTAGGTGCTGGGCCAGTAAGATGGGAGAGGAGGTGCCAGGCTGCAGCCCCCGTCCAGCCTAGGAAGCCTCTGTAGGCCAAGTGGCCACTTCTTGCTGGCCGATCACATCTTGGCCCCAGCCTCATGACAGCCCAGCCCTCTGTGCCACGCTCCCCTCCCTCCATCAGGAACTCTTGGCCCTTCGTGAAGCCCCCTCCTCCCAAACCCCACCCCCGGCTCTGGCAGGCAGGACCCCAAGTCAGAGGCCAGAGCAGGTGAGCAGACCCCCCCAAATGCCCCTGGCCCTCTGTGGAGGTCACCCTGCCTTATGCAGCCTCACCCACGCCGCAGCACAGGTTCCCCCGGCAGGCGTAGAGCAAGGAGCAGAGAGGGGAAGGTCTTGGTCCTCAGCCAGGACCCCCGATGCTGACCATGCGCTGCCCTGGGGGTCTTAGGGGAGCGTGGCTGCAGCCCCCTCTGGGGGTACCCATTTCCAGTTCTCAAAGCCGCTTCTGCTCTGGTCCTGACCCCACGCTCAGCCTGGGGTCCCAGGTGTGACCAGGGGCCACAGCCATACATGAGCCAGAGGGAGGTGTCCCAGCCAGCCCAGAGAGCCCCCTGAACCACCTTCCCTTGGGGTCCTCACCCCTCAGACCTCTCCACATCCCACCCAGAGGGGAGGGCACTCCTCTCTCCTGAATACGATCCCCTCTCCAGACCTCAGAGCAGCTACACCGTCCTACCCCAGGGGAGCCCTGCACTGGGGGTTCTCGGTCTCTGTGAGGTCAGGGCTGGGCCACAGTGGTGGGGGCAATGTCTGGGAGCAGGTGGACCCCAAGGGGGCAGTGGGGGtcagggaagaagaaatgaactaggggtgggagagggggtcGGATGCAGCCATGTCCTGGTATGGCGAACCCTAATCTAGCCACACACTCGGGGACATGGGAACCAGCCAGGAAATGACCGAGCAGTCCTGGACAGAGTCAGTGCAGCCAGAGGCCAAGATGCCGAggtccctgccccccagccccagggtTGGTCGGCGGGGATCGAGGCCTGGAGAGCTCCAGTCAGGGCAGGGGTCTCAGCCAGGAACCTCTCCCTCATTTCTGAGCAGTTTCCACCAGCACCGATGACAAATTCATCCCACACCTATGCCTCACAGCACACGTGACCAGTGATGATGATGACGCCCTCAGCGCACAGGAAAACGGGGGTGGGGACCCCCTGCTGCCCTCCAGGAGAGAGCAGGGAACCTGCTCAGGGGAAGCTGGGCCCGGCAGCTCTTCCCTGCCAGGGATAGGGCAGACTGGAGCCTGAGGAGGGTGGTTTGACTCAGGAATTCCGTGTCTAGGAATTTATGGCGGGTCTGTACAGGGAGACGCTCAGGAAGGCGTCTGTACAGGGAAATTTCCGGCAGCGGGGCGGGGGGCCATAAACAACCCCCCCTCACCCCTGCCGCCATGGAAACAGCCGTGGAGGTGCAGGGCCGCTGTTTCCAATCGGATGACAAGCCACGTGAATACCTCCTGGGGGACACTGGGGGCAGCTGCCTTCAGGGAGAGGGACTTGGGCACCTACTTTTCTCTGTGAGTTTTTTTTGTGCTATTGGAATTTTCTGTGCCGTGCGTCACTTTCCATAAAAACTCATGTTTCAAAAAAGGCATAATAGtagctttaaaaggaaggaaattctgacacaggctacaacatggatgaaccttgaagacactgtgctgagtgaaataagccagtcaccaaaggacgaatactgtatgattccacttatatgaagtccCTAGAGTGGCCAAATGCATAGAGACCGAAAGAAgcagaagggtggttgccaggggctaggggtgtggggaatggggagttagtgtttagtcgaggatagagtttcagtttgggaagatgaacagggtctggagatggatggtgggcaTGGTTATACAACCACATGGatgtacttatttgtttatttatttactcatttattatgGCTGCgctgcaaggcttgtgggatcctagttccccaaccagggattgaacccgcgttgtcagcagtgaaagcgccgagtcctaaccactggaccgccagggaagtcccaacgtgGGTGTACGttatgtcactgaactgtacacttaaaatggtcaGCGTGGTAAATTgtgttacgtgtattttaccacaatttaaataagtgaaaaaaatggcAAACAGACCTAAGCCAGTGGCTAGTCCTGGGATTCCTCATCCTCCAGCCCCATCTGGACCCTCCAAGCCCCCTCTCCCAAGCCTATCCTCCCtggctgcccctccctgcctcacTGTCTCCAGTGGAAGATGGAAGTCACTGATGACTCAGCCCCTCAAGTCCCGAGGCAATGCTTCTCGGGGTGGCCATCTTTGTGGAAATTGTGTTTTCTTTATGTTGTACTTTGAAGCCAGATGGGTGCCCGGATCTCGCCTCGTTCCCGGGCTGGGCCTCGACCTGTGGCCAGGGACATTAACCCTCGGACCGGAACGAGAGGTGGGTGCTGTGACCCCTCACTTGCCGGGCACCAAGGTTTGAGGTCCAGCCCTCCCAACCACAGAGGCCCTATGCTTCATCCCTGGAACCCCAAATCTGAGTCTGCTCACCTGTCCTGTGGGCTGGAGCTCCCGCACACAGGGCTGCATGGAGAAGGTTCTGGAGAGCCTCCGGCAGGGCTGCAGGTATTGCATGCTCATCAGCCCCCATCCCTGCAGGCTCTTTCTGGGCATATTCCACCCCCACCAGTCCCACCCCTACCAGTTCtaccctccacccccccaccccgccacggGCCTCCTGAGACTGACTTTAGGTCAACTTGCTTTTTAGAAAAATCAGCCTCATTCTCAGCCAGGACATCAGGTGCATTGTGCTAGTTCTATTTTGCAAACAGCCAGCAAGGCAAACACCTCACTAGTAACAGAGTAAATGTTCTACCTGAGCCCCCCACTCCACTGCTGCCCCAAGCACCACAGGCACCCCCCCCATGCTAGGGAGGGGGTGGGCAGCCCACCTGGTCCTGCAACTCCGCACCACTTGAAGGAGGCCGGAAGGGGAGCTGCAGGGCGGTTAGGATGA contains:
- the F2RL3 gene encoding proteinase-activated receptor 4; translated protein: MWALLLLWPLALGFSLDDTQTPIIYDDDGGSTERGDDSTPGPQPRSFPGQPCANDSNTLEVPGSSRALLLGWVPTRLVPALYGLALAVGLPANGLALWVLATRVPRLPSTVLLMNLAAADLLLALALPPRVTYHLRGQRWPFGEAACRLDTAALYGHMYGSVLLLAAISLDRYLAVVHPLRARTLRGQRLAIGLCVTAWLVAAALALPLALQQQTFRLSRSDHVLCHDVLPVGAQASYWRPAFICLAVLGCFLPLLAMLLSYGATLRTLAAGGRRYGHALRLTALVLTSAVAFFAPSNVLLLLHYSNPDPDAWGDLYAAYLPSLALSTLNSCVDPFIYYYVSAEFRSKVHEAMLRRAPGTATASREGCSPATGTRSSSFV